From Chelatococcus sp. YT9, a single genomic window includes:
- a CDS encoding DUF2493 domain-containing protein — MYTYDEREPDHATSATGHVIEELELYGYRPSEDEPDPRISPEDHIIQSAVADIFDALISTMADTSLDFDLAEILWSSVNTFHRAVERIEKKLDDNEQAQKRLQCEQDGSEVKSVQLETLIGVGQSLIERRDSLELFRETAADIYLRTLGTPWSQRSGSRVNHRQMTAAMIDSRDFIAAKRRADNEVLLPAGTKIAFSGGETTDHRLIWDKLDQVHAKHPDMVLLHGGSPKGAERIAATWAHNRKVPQVAFKPDWAKHAKAAPFKRNDQMLGTMPIGVIIFPGTGIQDNLADKARKLGIPVYRFGTGGA; from the coding sequence ATGTACACCTATGACGAACGCGAACCCGATCACGCGACATCTGCCACCGGCCATGTCATCGAGGAGCTTGAGCTTTACGGCTATCGTCCGTCAGAGGACGAGCCCGATCCCCGGATCTCGCCCGAGGATCACATCATCCAGAGCGCGGTCGCTGATATTTTCGACGCCCTGATCTCCACCATGGCCGACACCAGTCTCGATTTCGACCTTGCCGAGATCCTCTGGTCGAGCGTCAATACCTTCCACCGTGCTGTCGAACGGATCGAAAAGAAGCTCGACGACAACGAGCAGGCCCAGAAGCGCCTCCAGTGCGAACAGGACGGGTCCGAGGTGAAATCCGTCCAGCTCGAGACCCTGATCGGGGTCGGGCAAAGTCTCATCGAACGCCGTGACAGTCTTGAGCTTTTCCGCGAGACCGCTGCCGATATCTATCTGCGCACCCTCGGTACGCCTTGGTCGCAGCGCTCGGGTTCACGGGTCAATCATCGCCAGATGACAGCGGCCATGATCGATAGCCGGGACTTCATCGCCGCCAAGCGACGCGCTGACAATGAGGTGCTGCTACCGGCCGGCACGAAGATCGCCTTTTCGGGTGGCGAGACCACCGATCATCGATTGATCTGGGACAAGCTCGACCAGGTTCATGCCAAGCATCCTGACATGGTGCTGCTGCATGGTGGATCGCCGAAGGGCGCCGAGCGCATCGCCGCCACCTGGGCCCACAATCGCAAGGTGCCGCAGGTCGCCTTCAAGCCCGATTGGGCCAAACACGCCAAGGCTGCGCCCTTCAAACGCAACGATCAGATGCTCGGCACGATGCCGATTGGGGTCATCATCTTTCCCGGCACCGGCATCCAGGACAATCTCGCCGACAAGGCGCGCAAATTGGGCATTCCTGTCTACCGCTTCGGGACGGGCGGCGCGTGA
- a CDS encoding DUF2958 domain-containing protein gives MILLTSTQREQLLANGRQSDVDPVPVVKFFNPLGSGVWLATELDSDGDTLFGLADLGFPELGSWSLGEMQAIRLPFDMRIERDLHFTGDFPISVWADMARRAGGIREAERILYSGARAASTPTRKQTDTQSRKH, from the coding sequence ATGATCCTCCTGACCAGCACCCAGCGCGAGCAGCTCCTCGCCAATGGCCGCCAGAGCGATGTCGACCCCGTCCCCGTGGTAAAATTCTTCAATCCGTTGGGTAGCGGCGTCTGGCTTGCGACCGAATTGGATAGCGACGGTGACACCCTTTTCGGCCTTGCCGATCTGGGGTTTCCAGAGCTTGGAAGCTGGAGCCTTGGCGAAATGCAGGCGATCCGCTTGCCCTTTGATATGAGGATCGAGCGCGATCTGCACTTCACCGGCGATTTCCCGATCTCGGTCTGGGCTGACATGGCGCGGCGGGCCGGTGGCATCCGCGAGGCCGAGCGCATTCTTTACTCCGGCGCCCGAGCCGCCTCCACGCCGACCCGGAAACAGACCGATACACAGAGCCGGAAACACTGA
- a CDS encoding antitoxin of toxin-antitoxin stability system, whose translation MPEIIETTVYRLDELSETAKDKARAWYREGGFDYDWYDAVYEDFQRIAEILGIRLKTRTARLMGGGSRQEPCIWFRGFWSQGDGACWEGFYSYCRNASAAIRAYAPQDEMLHGIADALQDAQRRNFYQLRADVGHRGHYYHEYCMDIAVERASPNWQDMTADAEDVVAEALRDLARWLYRQLEREYDYLSSDEVVDETILANGHTFTEGGLRFG comes from the coding sequence ATGCCTGAAATCATCGAAACCACAGTCTATCGCCTCGACGAACTTTCCGAAACGGCGAAGGACAAGGCCCGCGCCTGGTATCGTGAAGGCGGCTTCGACTACGATTGGTACGACGCCGTTTATGAGGATTTCCAGCGCATCGCCGAGATCCTCGGCATCCGCCTCAAGACCCGAACCGCTCGCCTGATGGGCGGCGGATCGCGGCAGGAACCCTGCATCTGGTTCCGGGGCTTCTGGTCGCAAGGTGACGGCGCGTGCTGGGAGGGGTTCTACTCCTACTGCAGGAACGCCTCTGCCGCGATCCGGGCTTACGCGCCGCAGGACGAGATGCTGCATGGCATCGCAGATGCGCTTCAGGATGCCCAGCGGCGCAACTTTTATCAGCTTCGCGCTGACGTCGGTCATCGCGGCCATTACTACCACGAATACTGCATGGACATTGCGGTAGAGCGGGCCAGCCCGAACTGGCAGGACATGACCGCCGACGCGGAGGACGTCGTCGCCGAGGCGCTGCGTGATCTCGCCCGCTGGCTCTATCGCCAGCTCGAGCGCGAATATGACTACCTGTCCTCGGATGAGGTGGTGGACGAGACCATCCTCGCCAATGGCCACACCTTCACCGAAGGCGGACTTCGTTTCGGCTGA
- a CDS encoding zincin-like metallopeptidase domain-containing protein, whose amino-acid sequence MARQNRAARDGGDRTNLYDEITAKIINELEQGRLPWVQPWGTAAKAPLAMPRNAATARQYSGINILILWGTVVQYGYPTQHWLTFRQALSLGGNVRKGERGTTVVYADRFTPEDEKRRARETGEEAGSIPFLKRFTVFNTAQCEGLPEDVAIEAPPPPPHMIEPRVEALIRATGIDFRIGGNQAFYVPAHDYVQVPPPQAYFEPIDWHRTALHELGHATGHASRLGRDMSGRFGTRKYAFEELVAEMNAAFCCASLGVVPTVRHADYIGSWLEVLREDNRAIVRAASQASKAADWLLAHLPREDTASTDRRAAA is encoded by the coding sequence ATGGCCAGACAGAACCGCGCCGCACGCGACGGCGGCGACCGCACCAATCTCTATGACGAGATCACCGCGAAAATCATCAACGAGCTGGAGCAAGGGCGCTTGCCCTGGGTCCAGCCCTGGGGCACGGCGGCGAAGGCGCCGCTCGCGATGCCGAGGAATGCCGCGACGGCCCGGCAATATTCCGGGATCAACATTCTGATCCTCTGGGGTACCGTTGTTCAATACGGCTATCCGACCCAGCATTGGTTGACTTTCCGCCAGGCCTTGTCGCTCGGCGGCAATGTCCGGAAAGGTGAGCGCGGCACGACCGTCGTCTATGCCGACCGCTTCACGCCCGAGGATGAGAAGCGCCGCGCGCGGGAGACGGGGGAGGAAGCTGGCAGCATCCCGTTTCTCAAACGCTTCACCGTGTTCAACACGGCGCAATGCGAGGGCTTGCCTGAGGATGTTGCTATCGAGGCGCCGCCACCGCCGCCCCACATGATCGAGCCAAGGGTCGAGGCGCTGATCCGGGCGACCGGAATCGACTTTCGCATCGGTGGGAACCAGGCCTTCTATGTTCCAGCGCACGATTATGTTCAGGTGCCGCCGCCACAGGCCTATTTCGAGCCGATCGACTGGCACCGGACCGCCCTGCACGAGCTGGGGCACGCCACCGGCCATGCCTCCCGGCTTGGGCGGGATATGTCGGGCCGCTTCGGCACCAGGAAATACGCATTCGAAGAATTGGTCGCCGAAATGAACGCGGCCTTCTGCTGCGCCTCGCTCGGCGTTGTGCCGACCGTACGCCATGCCGACTACATCGGCTCCTGGCTCGAGGTGCTGCGCGAGGACAACCGCGCCATCGTCCGCGCCGCTTCCCAGGCCAGCAAGGCGGCCGATTGGCTGCTGGCGCATCTGCCCCGCGAAGATACAGCATCGACGGATCGGAGGGCTGCGGCATGA
- a CDS encoding ParB/RepB/Spo0J family partition protein, with protein sequence MAAAVQKITLASSRDIPFNKLALSQANVRRVKAGISVEELAESIARRGLIQSLHVRPVLDPEGKETGMFEVPAGGRRYRALELLVKQKRLAKTAPVPCVISEADADILIDEVSLAENIERAPLHPLDQFRAFQALRNKAMSEEAIAAAFFVDPKVVKQRLRLAAVSPVLLDVYAEDGMTLEQLMAFTVSEDHARQEQVWDAIKDSWQKEPHYIRRLLTETAVRASDRRALFVGIEAYEAAGGYVLRDLFQRDDGGWLQDPELLDRLAGEKLKAEAESIAAEGWQWVEVAVTFPYGHDHGLRELEGSVADLTDDERATRESLREEYDRLEAEYAEADELPDEVDQRLGEIEQALEEFERRPMIYDPEQVARAGVFVSIDGNGKLRAERGYVRPEDEAAIDGEDPDGSSGPATEGAVAGVSHAVVQVGGGSESPEDDDEAEIVRPLPDRLISELTAHRTLALRDAVAMNPHIAMTALLHRLVMDTFLPQPARGCLEAHVRQVHLPAQAEDLRDSVSARSVTERHERWGDHIPADDEALWNWLIDLDEESRMELLAHCVSFGINALYEKPNPYSGTGVSQHGLEVRLSQANRLVCATGLDMVVAGWKPTVSNYLGRVTKPRILEAVREGAGERASELIGHLKKGDMAKEAERLLADTGWLPEPLRTIDPAAEPDASAEGDVDVDLPEFLAGDAENDIVDEEDEAQQVIAAE encoded by the coding sequence ATGGCTGCTGCCGTTCAGAAGATCACCCTCGCGTCCTCGCGCGATATCCCGTTCAACAAGCTGGCGCTGAGCCAGGCCAATGTCCGGCGCGTCAAAGCCGGCATCTCGGTCGAGGAACTGGCCGAATCCATCGCCCGCCGCGGCCTGATCCAGTCCCTGCATGTGCGGCCAGTCCTCGACCCTGAGGGCAAGGAAACCGGCATGTTCGAGGTGCCCGCAGGCGGTCGCCGCTATCGGGCCCTTGAATTGCTGGTCAAGCAGAAGCGTCTCGCAAAAACTGCACCGGTACCATGCGTCATATCCGAGGCCGATGCCGACATCCTGATCGACGAAGTCTCGCTCGCGGAAAATATCGAGCGCGCGCCGCTTCATCCGCTCGATCAGTTTCGGGCCTTCCAGGCGCTGCGCAACAAGGCGATGAGCGAGGAAGCCATCGCAGCCGCCTTCTTTGTCGACCCGAAGGTCGTCAAGCAGCGCCTGCGTCTTGCTGCGGTCTCGCCCGTGCTTCTCGACGTTTACGCCGAAGACGGCATGACGCTCGAACAGCTCATGGCCTTCACCGTGTCGGAAGACCATGCCCGGCAGGAACAGGTCTGGGATGCGATCAAGGATTCCTGGCAGAAAGAGCCGCACTATATCCGCCGTCTCCTGACTGAAACCGCAGTGCGCGCCTCTGACAGGCGAGCGCTTTTTGTCGGTATCGAGGCCTATGAAGCCGCCGGCGGCTATGTGCTGCGCGATCTCTTTCAGCGCGACGACGGCGGCTGGCTTCAGGATCCGGAGCTGCTCGATCGCCTAGCAGGCGAAAAGCTGAAAGCCGAAGCCGAGTCCATTGCGGCCGAAGGCTGGCAGTGGGTCGAGGTAGCGGTGACCTTTCCCTATGGCCACGACCACGGCCTGCGGGAACTCGAGGGCTCGGTCGCCGATCTGACCGACGATGAGCGCGCCACCCGCGAATCCCTGCGCGAGGAATATGACCGGCTCGAAGCCGAATATGCCGAGGCCGACGAGCTGCCCGATGAGGTCGATCAGCGGCTTGGTGAGATTGAGCAGGCGTTGGAAGAATTCGAGCGCAGGCCGATGATCTATGATCCCGAACAGGTTGCGCGGGCGGGCGTCTTCGTCAGCATCGATGGGAACGGCAAGCTGCGGGCCGAACGGGGTTATGTTCGGCCCGAGGATGAAGCGGCGATTGATGGCGAAGATCCCGATGGCTCCTCCGGCCCGGCCACAGAGGGCGCAGTAGCTGGTGTGTCGCATGCGGTTGTCCAAGTCGGTGGCGGCAGCGAATCTCCGGAGGACGACGATGAGGCCGAGATTGTGCGGCCGCTGCCGGACCGGTTGATCAGCGAGCTGACCGCGCATCGCACGCTCGCGCTGCGCGATGCTGTTGCGATGAATCCCCATATTGCGATGACCGCGCTGCTGCATCGGCTGGTGATGGACACCTTCCTGCCGCAGCCCGCCAGGGGATGCCTCGAGGCCCATGTCCGCCAGGTTCACTTGCCGGCACAGGCTGAGGATTTGCGCGACAGCGTCTCGGCGCGGTCTGTTACCGAACGGCACGAACGCTGGGGCGATCACATCCCGGCTGACGATGAGGCGCTCTGGAACTGGCTGATCGATCTCGATGAGGAGTCCCGCATGGAGCTTCTCGCCCATTGCGTCAGCTTTGGCATCAACGCCCTTTACGAAAAGCCCAATCCCTATAGCGGCACGGGCGTCAGCCAACACGGGCTGGAGGTGCGTCTCTCCCAGGCGAACCGTCTGGTGTGCGCTACCGGTCTCGACATGGTGGTGGCGGGCTGGAAGCCGACCGTCAGCAACTATCTCGGCCGTGTGACCAAGCCGCGCATCCTCGAGGCGGTTCGCGAAGGTGCAGGCGAACGGGCATCGGAGCTGATCGGGCATCTCAAGAAGGGCGACATGGCCAAGGAAGCCGAGCGCCTGCTCGCCGATACCGGCTGGCTGCCCGAGCCGCTGCGCACGATCGATCCTGCTGCGGAGCCTGACGCTTCGGCGGAAGGCGATGTCGATGTGGACCTTCCTGAATTCCTCGCAGGCGACGCCGAGAATGACATTGTCGACGAAGAGGATGAGGCGCAGCAGGTGATCGCCGCGGAATGA
- a CDS encoding toprim domain-containing protein yields MSRLYATDLAQRLGRQAESVCRHYLSNGHKQGHYWQVGDVRNCAGRSMFVRLHDSARGPAGKWSDAATGEHGDLLDVIRESLGLLDFAEVAAEARRFLSLPHPEPVPTGRRRGTPAISGTAEAARRLWRIAQPITSTLAETYLRRRGITDLHGTGALGFHPNCYWRPEHEGPTETWPAIIAAVTDRDGDITGAHRTWLARDGSGKAPRDPPRKAMGDLLGNAVRFGRAQDVMAAGEGIETILSLRQLLPQMPMAAALSAGHLAAFLFPAHLRRLYIVRDNDPAGDSARDRLVERALAAGIETITLSPIMGDFNEDLTSCGLDALRVRLRRQLAADDVSRFMALAA; encoded by the coding sequence ATGTCCCGTCTTTACGCCACCGATCTGGCGCAGCGTCTCGGCCGGCAGGCCGAGTCGGTTTGCCGTCACTACCTCTCGAATGGCCATAAACAGGGCCATTACTGGCAGGTCGGCGACGTCCGCAATTGCGCGGGACGCTCGATGTTCGTGCGGCTGCATGACAGCGCCAGGGGGCCGGCGGGCAAATGGTCCGATGCCGCCACCGGCGAGCATGGTGATCTGCTCGATGTAATCCGCGAAAGTCTCGGTCTCCTCGACTTCGCCGAGGTCGCTGCGGAAGCCCGCCGCTTTCTGAGCCTTCCCCATCCAGAACCAGTCCCCACCGGGCGGCGTCGCGGAACTCCGGCTATATCGGGTACGGCAGAGGCCGCACGCCGGCTCTGGCGCATCGCACAACCGATCACGAGCACGCTCGCAGAGACGTATTTGCGGAGACGCGGCATTACGGATTTGCACGGGACCGGCGCGCTGGGCTTCCATCCGAACTGCTACTGGCGGCCCGAGCATGAAGGGCCGACCGAGACCTGGCCGGCGATAATCGCGGCGGTCACCGATCGCGATGGCGACATAACCGGCGCTCACCGCACCTGGCTCGCGCGTGACGGGTCGGGCAAGGCGCCGCGTGATCCGCCGCGCAAGGCCATGGGGGACCTGCTTGGTAACGCCGTCCGGTTCGGAAGGGCACAAGATGTCATGGCGGCGGGAGAAGGCATCGAGACCATTCTGTCGCTGCGGCAATTGCTGCCACAGATGCCGATGGCCGCCGCACTCTCGGCCGGGCACCTCGCTGCTTTCCTGTTCCCGGCCCATCTGCGCCGGCTCTATATCGTGCGTGACAACGATCCGGCAGGCGACAGCGCACGAGACAGGCTCGTCGAACGGGCGCTGGCGGCCGGAATCGAGACCATCACGCTCTCGCCGATAATGGGTGACTTCAACGAAGACCTCACTTCGTGCGGGCTGGATGCATTGCGGGTACGGCTTCGCAGGCAACTGGCTGCAGACGATGTCAGCCGTTTCATGGCTTTGGCTGCATAG
- a CDS encoding strawberry notch-like NTP hydrolase domain-containing protein, whose protein sequence is MNMVSPVTDPVTSLAAAPAILAAATTLLGHLERGQHVSAATLRDAMEAAFGASDSTGAWDWKMGYETCEVATVLFLRKYGKALFRKAASPATRFSAIARIVDRLPTHTRRSEEGQALQQFSTPAPLGLAAMAAAAITPGDVVLEPSAGTGLMAILAEIAGGRLVLNELADTRAELLSSLFPAVSTTRFDAAQIDDHLQPAIVPSVVLMNPPFSAMANVSGRMADTAFRHVASALARLADGGRLVAITGANFAPDQAGWRDAFVRLQEQGRLVFSAAIAGSVYAKHGTTFATRLIVIDKTPAEDPSQFSPSSGTAPDVATLLAWVEAQVPPRLPVASPKCREFIPAAAPKTVRGYRTGVAPVRSVTDTVGDPEGVELAYETVDWAPPEGTRLSDAIYEQYGLQSIRIPGAQPHPTKLVQSAAMASVAPPKPSYRPILPADIRERLSDAQLETVIYAGEAHADYLAGAWSVDETFETVSAAPADAEGAVRFRRGFMLGDGTGAGKGRQSAGIILDSWLRGRRKAVWISKSDKLIEDAQRDWSALGMERLLITPQSRFSQGKPITLSEGILFTTYATLRSDDRGEKVSRVRQIVDWLGSDFDGVIIFDESHAMQNAGGGKGERGTIAASQQGRAGLRLQHALPDARIVYVSATGATTVHNLAYAQRLGLWGGEDFPFATRAEFVEAIEAGGVAAMEVLARDLRSLGLYTARSLSYDGVEYELVEHRLTDEQRRIYDAYAGAFAVIHNNLDAAMEAANITGSDGALNRQAKSAARSAFESAKQRFFGHLLTSMKTPTLIRSIDADLAAGHAAVIQIVSTGEALMERRLAELPAEEWNDVRVDITPREYVLDYLAHSFPVQLYEPFTDSEGNLSSRPVFRDGQPVECRAAVARRDAMIEHLACLPPVPGALDQIVQRFGTDVVAEVTGRSRRIIRKCESSAARLAVENRAPSANLAETAAFMDDRKRILVFSDAGGTGRSYHADLGARNRRLRVHYLLEPGWKADAAIQGLGRTNRTNQAQPPLFRPIATDVKAEKRFLSTIARRLDTLGAITRGQRQTGGQGLFRPEDNLESPYARDALRQLYMLIVRGKVQGCSLGRFEQMTGLKLMDANGIKDDLPPITTFLNRLLALTIDLQAILFSAFEQLLQARVDGAIASGTYDLGLETLRAESFTLTGRQVIYTHPATGAETRLLSISERKRNRPMSLNAALRELTDPRAKLLVNERSARAAVQVPTTSVMLDDGEIEPRVRLLRPMESTTFALRAMGETRWIEADRDSFAAMWNREVAQVPAYSEGTLYIVAGLLLPVWKRLPQDSTRVYRLQSDDGERIIGRRVSPAWAASVTATESVSLTANEAYAALIDGRTILDLAEGLQLRRVRVVGTHRIELTGFSEAMRERLRAYGLFSEIISWKLRFFVPVGAAGTGIIGKLVERFPIERIAEREAA, encoded by the coding sequence ATGAATATGGTGTCTCCCGTGACCGATCCGGTCACGTCCTTAGCCGCAGCGCCCGCCATCCTCGCTGCGGCAACCACACTCCTTGGCCATCTGGAACGCGGCCAGCACGTCAGTGCCGCCACGCTTCGCGATGCGATGGAGGCGGCTTTCGGCGCTTCCGATTCGACCGGCGCCTGGGACTGGAAGATGGGTTATGAGACTTGCGAAGTCGCCACAGTCCTTTTCCTACGCAAATACGGAAAGGCGCTTTTCCGGAAAGCCGCGTCTCCGGCTACACGGTTTTCCGCAATTGCCCGGATCGTGGACCGGTTGCCGACCCACACGCGCCGATCCGAGGAAGGCCAGGCGCTCCAGCAATTCTCGACGCCCGCGCCGCTCGGTCTCGCGGCCATGGCAGCCGCCGCAATCACCCCCGGTGACGTGGTGCTGGAACCGTCGGCCGGAACCGGCCTCATGGCGATCCTGGCCGAGATTGCCGGCGGCAGGCTGGTGCTGAACGAGCTCGCCGATACCCGCGCTGAGCTGCTTTCTTCCCTCTTTCCGGCTGTTTCCACAACCCGCTTCGATGCCGCACAGATCGACGATCACCTCCAACCGGCAATCGTCCCCTCGGTCGTGCTGATGAACCCGCCATTCTCGGCGATGGCCAATGTTTCGGGACGAATGGCTGACACGGCGTTCCGCCATGTTGCTTCTGCTTTGGCGCGGCTGGCCGATGGTGGGCGGCTCGTAGCCATAACAGGAGCGAATTTTGCTCCTGATCAAGCTGGCTGGCGGGATGCTTTCGTCCGCTTGCAAGAGCAGGGCCGCCTTGTCTTCAGCGCTGCCATCGCCGGATCGGTATACGCAAAGCATGGCACGACCTTCGCGACGCGCCTGATCGTTATCGACAAGACGCCGGCCGAAGATCCATCTCAGTTCTCTCCCTCATCCGGCACTGCGCCCGATGTTGCGACGCTGCTCGCTTGGGTCGAGGCGCAAGTTCCACCACGCTTGCCGGTCGCAAGCCCGAAATGCCGGGAATTCATCCCGGCGGCCGCGCCAAAGACAGTGCGCGGCTATCGCACGGGCGTGGCCCCGGTGCGATCCGTCACCGATACAGTTGGCGATCCCGAGGGCGTCGAGCTCGCTTATGAGACGGTGGACTGGGCACCGCCCGAGGGCACGCGACTAAGCGATGCGATCTATGAGCAATACGGATTGCAGTCGATCCGGATTCCCGGTGCACAGCCACATCCAACCAAGCTTGTCCAATCGGCTGCGATGGCGTCGGTTGCACCACCAAAGCCGTCTTATCGGCCGATCCTGCCTGCCGACATCCGCGAGCGCCTCTCCGATGCCCAGCTCGAGACAGTGATCTATGCCGGTGAGGCCCATGCCGATTATCTGGCCGGCGCCTGGTCCGTGGACGAAACCTTCGAGACGGTCAGCGCGGCGCCCGCGGACGCAGAAGGCGCTGTACGGTTCCGCCGGGGGTTCATGCTCGGTGATGGCACCGGAGCCGGCAAAGGCCGTCAATCGGCCGGGATTATCCTCGACAGCTGGCTGCGCGGGCGGCGCAAGGCGGTCTGGATCAGCAAGTCGGACAAGCTGATCGAGGACGCGCAGCGCGACTGGTCGGCGCTCGGCATGGAGCGACTTCTGATCACGCCGCAATCGCGCTTCTCGCAGGGCAAGCCGATCACGCTGTCGGAAGGCATCCTTTTTACCACCTATGCCACGCTGCGCTCGGATGATCGCGGCGAGAAGGTTTCGCGCGTCCGGCAGATCGTGGATTGGCTGGGATCGGATTTCGACGGTGTCATCATCTTCGACGAGAGCCATGCCATGCAGAACGCCGGTGGCGGCAAGGGAGAACGCGGGACTATCGCGGCATCGCAGCAGGGGCGTGCCGGGCTGCGGCTCCAGCACGCCTTGCCCGATGCCCGGATTGTCTATGTCTCGGCCACGGGCGCAACGACGGTGCATAACCTCGCCTATGCCCAGCGGCTCGGCCTCTGGGGCGGCGAGGATTTCCCTTTTGCCACCCGTGCCGAGTTCGTTGAGGCGATCGAGGCTGGCGGCGTGGCGGCGATGGAGGTGCTGGCGCGCGATCTGCGTTCACTTGGGCTCTATACCGCGCGGTCCCTTTCCTACGATGGCGTCGAATATGAACTGGTGGAGCATCGGCTGACGGACGAGCAGCGCCGCATCTATGATGCCTATGCCGGCGCTTTTGCGGTCATTCACAATAATCTCGATGCGGCGATGGAGGCGGCCAACATCACTGGCAGCGACGGTGCGCTGAACCGCCAGGCCAAAAGCGCCGCCCGATCCGCCTTCGAATCCGCGAAACAGCGCTTCTTCGGGCATCTGCTGACCAGCATGAAAACCCCGACATTGATCCGGTCCATCGATGCCGATCTTGCGGCCGGGCATGCCGCCGTCATCCAGATCGTCTCGACCGGCGAGGCGTTGATGGAGCGCCGCCTCGCCGAACTGCCGGCTGAGGAATGGAACGACGTCCGCGTCGACATCACGCCAAGGGAATACGTACTCGATTATCTCGCCCATTCCTTCCCGGTGCAGCTCTACGAACCCTTCACCGATAGCGAGGGCAATCTCTCCTCGCGGCCGGTATTTCGCGATGGCCAGCCCGTCGAATGTCGGGCGGCCGTTGCCCGGCGCGACGCGATGATCGAGCACCTGGCCTGCCTTCCGCCCGTTCCCGGCGCCCTGGACCAGATCGTGCAGCGGTTTGGGACCGATGTCGTGGCCGAGGTCACGGGCCGTTCGCGCCGGATCATCCGCAAGTGCGAAAGCTCAGCGGCAAGGCTGGCGGTCGAGAACCGCGCACCCTCCGCGAACCTTGCCGAAACCGCCGCCTTCATGGACGATCGCAAGCGCATTCTGGTCTTTTCCGATGCGGGCGGCACCGGGCGCAGCTACCATGCCGATCTCGGGGCGCGGAACCGGCGCCTGCGGGTCCACTATCTTCTCGAACCGGGCTGGAAGGCAGACGCGGCCATTCAGGGGCTGGGCCGCACCAATCGCACCAACCAGGCGCAGCCGCCGCTGTTCCGACCCATCGCGACCGATGTGAAGGCCGAGAAGCGTTTCCTTTCGACCATCGCACGGCGTCTCGACACGCTCGGCGCGATCACGCGCGGTCAGCGCCAGACCGGAGGTCAGGGCCTCTTTCGGCCCGAGGACAATCTGGAAAGCCCCTATGCCCGCGATGCCTTGCGGCAGCTCTATATGCTGATCGTGCGCGGCAAGGTGCAAGGCTGTTCGCTCGGCCGTTTCGAGCAGATGACCGGTCTGAAGTTGATGGATGCGAACGGCATCAAGGACGACCTGCCGCCGATCACCACCTTTCTCAACCGGCTGCTGGCGCTGACCATCGACCTGCAGGCCATCTTGTTCTCGGCTTTCGAGCAGCTCCTCCAGGCGCGAGTCGACGGGGCTATCGCCTCCGGCACATACGATCTTGGTCTCGAAACGCTCCGCGCCGAAAGCTTCACTCTGACCGGCCGTCAGGTCATTTACACCCACCCCGCGACTGGCGCTGAGACCCGGCTGCTTTCAATCAGCGAGCGCAAGCGCAACAGGCCGATGTCGCTCAATGCGGCCCTGCGTGAACTGACCGATCCGCGGGCAAAACTGCTGGTGAATGAACGCTCGGCCCGCGCCGCCGTCCAGGTCCCCACCACCAGTGTCATGCTGGACGATGGCGAGATTGAGCCGCGCGTACGACTGCTCCGGCCGATGGAAAGCACGACCTTTGCTCTTCGGGCGATGGGCGAAACGCGCTGGATCGAAGCCGATCGGGACAGCTTTGCGGCCATGTGGAACCGGGAAGTCGCGCAGGTACCGGCCTATTCCGAGGGCACCCTTTACATCGTGGCGGGATTGCTCTTGCCGGTCTGGAAGCGGCTGCCGCAGGATTCCACCCGTGTTTATCGGCTCCAGTCCGATGACGGGGAGCGCATCATCGGCCGCCGTGTTTCGCCCGCATGGGCAGCCAGCGTCACCGCCACAGAAAGCGTCAGCCTGACGGCCAATGAGGCTTACGCCGCTTTGATCGACGGGCGCACAATTCTCGACCTAGCCGAAGGGCTGCAACTGCGCCGCGTCCGGGTCGTGGGGACTCATCGCATCGAACTTACAGGCTTCAGCGAAGCCATGCGCGAACGCCTGCGCGCCTATGGGCTCTTCAGCGAAATCATATCGTGGAAATTGCGCTTCTTTGTGCCGGTCGGGGCAGCCGGCACCGGGATTATCGGCAAGCTTGTCGAGCGCTTCCCGATCGAACGCATTGCCGAACGGGAGGCGGCCTGA
- a CDS encoding AlpA family phage regulatory protein has protein sequence MPSVSDRPVKRSIRRNELREIVPLADSTIYEMEQRGEFPRRFALSPRCVVWDLAEVEAWLESRRTRPIPRAKHPDVAQRKFRPVKGQGRAQA, from the coding sequence ATGCCATCCGTTAGCGACCGGCCCGTCAAACGTTCGATCCGAAGGAATGAACTGCGAGAAATCGTTCCTCTGGCGGACAGCACCATTTACGAAATGGAGCAGCGCGGAGAATTTCCTCGCCGCTTTGCCCTTTCACCCAGATGCGTCGTCTGGGATCTTGCCGAGGTCGAAGCGTGGCTCGAAAGCCGGCGCACGCGGCCAATCCCGCGCGCCAAACACCCCGACGTCGCCCAGCGGAAGTTCCGGCCGGTCAAAGGGCAGGGTCGGGCTCAAGCATAG